The Bosea sp. AS-1 region GAGCGGAATCGTTGTGAGATAGGCGAGCGAGATCGTCGGCATGTGCTGGGCTCCGGATCAGGCGAGGGGGGAGATCGCCGTCGGCAGGGCGATGGTCGAATACATCTCGCCGGTCAGCCATTGGGGTCCGCCCTTCGGCGGCCAGATGCCCTTGGCCACGGAATCGGCCCGGACCGCGGCACGCTGGTCGAGGCTGGCGAAGGGCCAGATATGGGTGAAGCGCGCCGGCCCGTCCAGCGCATACATCGCGATGACGAGCGGCGAGAGCGCGACGCGGGCCGGTACGGCTGCCTCCCATGCGGCGATGGTCGGCGGCACGCCGCCATGCTTCAGCATATAGGTGCGGATCTCGTAGACCGACCCGAACTTGCCGGTTGTGACCGGCGGCAGGAAGGGGAAGGGCGCATAGCTGTCGAAATCGAGCGCGTCGACATCCTCACCACAGCCAAAGGGATTGCTGCTGGCGAGCACCCGCTCGCGCTCGTGCCTCAGCTCGACATCGTCGGCGAAGCCGCGCAGCACGGTGATCTGGTTGAGGCGGCCGATCTCGCTCGTCCAGCAGCCAAGGAGTTTGCCCTTCGCGCCGCTGTCTTTCAGGGATGCGTCGATGGCGGTGACGGCAGAGGCTGCCTTGCCGAGGCGGACGGAGAGGGTGGCGATTTCATAGCGCATGGTTTGTCTTCCCGTCGTTCAGGAGCGGTTGTTGGTCAGGGGCACGCCGCTGGCGTGATGAGCGGCGACGTAGCCGAAGGTCATGGCGGGGCCGAGCGTGATACCGCCGGCCGGATAACGCCCCGCCATCATGCTCGACATGTCGTTGCCCACCGCATAGAGCCCCGGAATCGGCGCATCGTCCGGCCCGAGCACACGGGCACTGGCATCCGTCTTCAAGCCGGCGAAGGTGCCGAGGCTGCCGGCGACGATCTTGACCGCATAGAAGGGGCCGGGGCCGATCGGCGCGACGCAGGGGTTGGGCAGATGCTCGGGGTCGCCCTGCACCCGGTTGTAGGGTGTGTCACCGCGCCCGAAGGCGGGATCGAGCCCTCGTGCGGCGTCGCGGTTATAGCTGGCGAGCGTCGCGGAAAAACCGGCCGCATCGATGCCGCAGGCCTGGGCCAGCGACCCAGGGGTGTCGCCACGCTTCAGATAGCCATTGCCCAGCCATGGGCCGGTCGGGAAGGGGCGAGGCCTGACCCGGCCGAGCCCGTAGCGACGCAGGAAACCGTGGTCACAAACCAGCCAGCACTCCGCCGGCTCGTCGGACGGCGTGGCGGCGAAAAGCGCCTGCATCACGTCATGGTAGGAATCCGCCTCGTTGCAGAAGCGGCGCCCGTCATGGCGCACCATGATCGCCCCGGGTTTGGCGCGTTCGATCAGGTGCGGAAAGCGGCCGGTCTTGCCGTCGGGTTTCGGCACGAGCGAGACCGGCGCCCAGGCTCCGGCATTGGGCAAGTCGGTTTCGAGATGGCCGCCGGCCCTTTCACCAAGCCGGATGCCGTCGCCAGTGTTGGAGCAGGGAGCGGCCGACCAGTGCTCATGCCCCGTTGGCGCATGTGGGAACAGTGCTGCCTTCCGCGCCGTGTCGTGCGGGAAACCACCGGTGGCGAGCACGACGCCGCGTGAGGCGCGGATCGCCTGCCGGCGTCCACCCGTCTCGACGATGGCGCCGGCGATCTGGTTTCCATCGCGAAGCAGTTCGATGGCTGCGGTGTTATTCTGGAGGACAATGCCGAGATCGTCGGCGGATTTGAGGAGCCGCGCCGCAAGCGCATTGCCATTGACCAGATGCTGGCCGCGGCCATGCCGGGCGCGGTCGGTGAAATGCCGGGCGAGGCGGCGCAGCACATGCAGGAAGGACGGCAGCTTGCGCGTGGCATTCAGGAAATGCCGCAGGTCGGCCCCGGAACCGACATTCATGCCAAAGGGCGCGACCTCCTCGAGCGGTGGTCGCAGATCCTTGAGCCGTGGACCCAGCTCGCGCCCGTCGAACGGCTTGGCGCAGAGCGAGCGGCCGCCGGTGCCGGCGCCGGGGCTCTTGCCGTGGAAGTCCGGGATCTGGTTGCCGTCGATGAAGTCGACGGCCGTCTCGCGCTGGAAGAAGGCGACCATACGCGGCCCCTGTTCCAGCAGCGTCGTCACGAAGGCCTCGTCGTAATCCGCGCCGAGCTCGTGGCGCAGATAGGTGCGGACCGTCTCCTCGTCCTCCTCGATGCCGGCAGCGCGGGCGAGCGGGTTGCGTGGAATCCACATCCAGCCGCCCGACCAGGCGGTCGTGCCGCCGAACCGGCTTTCCTTCTCGATGACGACGACATCGAGGCCGAGCGCTGCCGCCGTGACGGCCGCGGCGAGGCCTCCGGCTCCCGAGCCGATCACCAGCAGGTCGCAGGACTGCGGCAAGGCCTGGTTCATCAGGCGGCATGCTCCGGCGCGGAAGATCGCGATGGCACGCGGTTACCGAGCGCGTGGCGCACCGCGCGAAAGGCGAAGGTGATCGCCGGGCCGATGGTGATACCGGGACCCGGATAGGTGCCGCCCATGATCGAGTTCGCCTCGTTGCCGCAGGCATAGAGACGGCCGATCGGACGGTCGCCTTCACCCAGCACCTGTGCATCCTCGTCGATGACGAGCCCGGTCGCGGCGCCGATATCGCCGGGCGTCAGCTTGACCGCGTAGAAGGGCGCGGTCGCGATCGGTCCCAGCGTCGGGTTGGGGAAGCCGCGTGAGGCGTCGCCATTGACCCGGTGATAGTCGGTCGTGCCGCGCCCGAACTCCGGATCGACGCCGGTGCGGGCGTAGTCGTTCATATGGGCGATGGTCTCGGACAGCGCGGCAGGGTCGGCGCCGATCTTGTCGGCGAGCTCGACGATCGAGGAAGCCTGGGTGAGATAGCCGTCGGCGAGGAAGGGTTGCAGGTTCTTCGTCCCCATGCGGACCATGCCGAGCCCGTAGCGGCGCAACCCGTCGGCATCGGTGATGATCCAGCAGGGGATGGTCGGCCGGCTGCGATGCGCCTCGAACATCGCCCGGCTGAACAGGTGGTAGGAGGTCGATTCATTGACGAAGCGCCGGCCACCCTGGTCGACGCAGACGGTGCCCGGCTTGCTGCGGTCGAGCACGAAATGCGGGAAGACAGCGATCGATCCGTCGGGGCGCTTGCGGGTCGAAACTGGTGCCCAATAGGCATTGTCGAGATTGCTTTCACCGAAGCGTGCCCCAAGCTTGAGAGCGAGGTCCTGCATCGCGCCGGTATGGCCTGGCGCAGCCGGGCTCAACGACGGCACCGGCTCATTCAGCATCTCGGCGCGCCGCTGCGGATTGCGGTTGTAGCCGCCGGCGGCGAGCACCACACCGAGCCGGGCCTTGATCTTGCGGTGGGTGTCGCCTTGCACGGCGTTTATGCCGGTGATGCCTCCTGGTCCGGTCAAAAGCTCGTCGACGGAGCAGGCGGTCACGATCGTGCCGCCATGCTTCTTGAGGGTCAGCAGCAGGCCGCCGATCAGCGCATTGCCCATGACGAGACGCGTGCCGCGCCGCTTGCGCAGGCGATCGATGCCATAGCGGCCGATGATGCCCGCTGCATGCCGGAACGAGGCCCAGGATTTGCGCAGGTTGAGCAGGTGGCCGATATCGGTGCGGTCGATCATCATGCCGCCGAACAGCGTGAATTCCGGGATCGGCGGACGGATGCGGTCGATATCGGTGCCGAGCTGCCGGCCATCGAAGGCCACGGGCTCTAGCGCTCGTCCACGCAAGGTCGAGCCTTCGACGTCCGATTCATAGTCAGGATGCGTCGGGTAGGGGCGGAAATGCACGTCCGTGCGGCTTTCCAGCGTCGCGATCGCCTCGGGGCCGGCGCGCAGGAAGGCGTCACGCAATCGGGACGAGGTGCGGTTGCCGACCACGCCGTCGAGAAAGCGGGCGGCCTTCTCGACACTGTCGCCGGTCGCGACCTTCCCGGCATGCATCGAATTCGGGACCCAGGTCGTCGCGGCGGAGAGCGCGCTCGTCCCGCCGACATGATCCGTCCGCTCGATCACCAGGACGGAGCGCCCCTCGATCGCGGCGAAGACCGCGGAGGACAGGCCGGCGGCGCCCGAGCCGACGACGACGAGATCGTATTCCGGCTGCTCCGGCAGGGCCTTCAACATCGTGAACATGATCTGCCTCAGCCGATGCGCTCGCCGGCGAGCAGGAACTCGACCATCGCATTCTGCAGCGCCTGGTACATCTGCGTGCCGGTCGAGGTGCGGCAGCCAAGGGCACGGGCCGCCTCGATCAGCGGCGAGATCGCCGGCACGGTGATGACGCAGCCGACGAAGGTGTCCGGCGAGAGTTTGTCGACCTCGACC contains the following coding sequences:
- a CDS encoding NIPSNAP family protein; translated protein: MRYEIATLSVRLGKAASAVTAIDASLKDSGAKGKLLGCWTSEIGRLNQITVLRGFADDVELRHERERVLASSNPFGCGEDVDALDFDSYAPFPFLPPVTTGKFGSVYEIRTYMLKHGGVPPTIAAWEAAVPARVALSPLVIAMYALDGPARFTHIWPFASLDQRAAVRADSVAKGIWPPKGGPQWLTGEMYSTIALPTAISPLA
- a CDS encoding FAD-dependent oxidoreductase, which gives rise to MNQALPQSCDLLVIGSGAGGLAAAVTAAALGLDVVVIEKESRFGGTTAWSGGWMWIPRNPLARAAGIEEDEETVRTYLRHELGADYDEAFVTTLLEQGPRMVAFFQRETAVDFIDGNQIPDFHGKSPGAGTGGRSLCAKPFDGRELGPRLKDLRPPLEEVAPFGMNVGSGADLRHFLNATRKLPSFLHVLRRLARHFTDRARHGRGQHLVNGNALAARLLKSADDLGIVLQNNTAAIELLRDGNQIAGAIVETGGRRQAIRASRGVVLATGGFPHDTARKAALFPHAPTGHEHWSAAPCSNTGDGIRLGERAGGHLETDLPNAGAWAPVSLVPKPDGKTGRFPHLIERAKPGAIMVRHDGRRFCNEADSYHDVMQALFAATPSDEPAECWLVCDHGFLRRYGLGRVRPRPFPTGPWLGNGYLKRGDTPGSLAQACGIDAAGFSATLASYNRDAARGLDPAFGRGDTPYNRVQGDPEHLPNPCVAPIGPGPFYAVKIVAGSLGTFAGLKTDASARVLGPDDAPIPGLYAVGNDMSSMMAGRYPAGGITLGPAMTFGYVAAHHASGVPLTNNRS
- a CDS encoding FAD-dependent oxidoreductase, which encodes MFTMLKALPEQPEYDLVVVGSGAAGLSSAVFAAIEGRSVLVIERTDHVGGTSALSAATTWVPNSMHAGKVATGDSVEKAARFLDGVVGNRTSSRLRDAFLRAGPEAIATLESRTDVHFRPYPTHPDYESDVEGSTLRGRALEPVAFDGRQLGTDIDRIRPPIPEFTLFGGMMIDRTDIGHLLNLRKSWASFRHAAGIIGRYGIDRLRKRRGTRLVMGNALIGGLLLTLKKHGGTIVTACSVDELLTGPGGITGINAVQGDTHRKIKARLGVVLAAGGYNRNPQRRAEMLNEPVPSLSPAAPGHTGAMQDLALKLGARFGESNLDNAYWAPVSTRKRPDGSIAVFPHFVLDRSKPGTVCVDQGGRRFVNESTSYHLFSRAMFEAHRSRPTIPCWIITDADGLRRYGLGMVRMGTKNLQPFLADGYLTQASSIVELADKIGADPAALSETIAHMNDYARTGVDPEFGRGTTDYHRVNGDASRGFPNPTLGPIATAPFYAVKLTPGDIGAATGLVIDEDAQVLGEGDRPIGRLYACGNEANSIMGGTYPGPGITIGPAITFAFRAVRHALGNRVPSRSSAPEHAA